A region of Heteronotia binoei isolate CCM8104 ecotype False Entrance Well chromosome 2, APGP_CSIRO_Hbin_v1, whole genome shotgun sequence DNA encodes the following proteins:
- the PTGS2 gene encoding prostaglandin G/H synthase 2, with product MKAACVVLLSLLAVSQAANLCCSNPCQNRGVCMTTGFDQYECDCTRTGFYGENCTKPEFWTWLRLTLKPTPTMVHYILTHFKGVWDIINSIPFLRDAIMRYVLMSRSHLIESPPTYNSHYDYKSWEAYSNLSYYTRALPPVAHDCPTPMGVKGKKELPDSQIIVDKFLLRRKFIPDPQGSNIMFTFFAQHFTHQYFKTDHHKGPAFTKALGHGVDLSHIYGETLDRQLKLRLLKDGKLKYQMIGGEMYPPTVKETQAEMIYPPHVPEHLRFSVGQEVFGLVPGLMMYATLWLREHNRVCDVLKKEHPEWDDEQLFQTSRLILIGETIKIVIEDYVQHLSGYHFKLKFDPELLFNQRFQYQNRIAAEFNTLYHWHPLLPDTFQIQDQEYTYQQFIYNNSIMLEHGLSHMVTSFSKQRAGRVAGGRNVPAAVQKVAKASIDQSRQMRYQSLNAYRKHFLLKPFKSFEELTGEKEMAAELEELYGDIDAMELYPALLVEKPRPGAIFGETMIELGAPFSLKGLMGNAICSPEYWKPSTFGGKVGFDIVNTASLQNLICNNVKGCPFTAFHVINSETAATTNFSTASAGMEDINPAVLLKEQYAEL from the exons ATGAAGGCGGCCTGCGTTGTCCTCCTGTCTCTCCTGGCTGTCAGTCAAGCAG CTAATCTTTGCTGTTCAAATCCATGCCAGAACAGAGGAGTGTGCATGACAACAGGGTTTGACCAATATGAATGTGACTGTACACGGACAGGATTCTACGGAGAAAACTGCACTAAAC CGGAATTTTGGACTTGGCTGAGACTGACGCTGAAACCCACTCCAACAATGGTCCACTACATCCTCACTCACTTCAAAGGAGTCTGGGATATAATCAACAGCATCCCCTTCCTTCGTGATGCCATCATGAGATATGTGCTGATGT CAAGATCCCATTTAATTGAGAGCCCACCAACATATAATAGCCATTATGACTACAAAAGCTGGGAAGCATATTCGAATCTGTCCTACTATACTAGAGCTCTCCCTCCAGTAGCCCATGACTGCCCAACACCTATGGGTGTAAAAG GAAAGAAGGAACTTCCAGATTCACAAATCATTGTTGATAAGTTTCTGCTGAGGAGAAAATTTATTCCTGACCCTCAAGGCTCAAATATTATGTTCACGTTCTTTGCCCAACATTTTACCCACCAGTATTTCAAGACGGATCACCACAAAGGGCCAGCCTTCACAAAAGCCCTTGGCCACGGG GTTGATCTCAGTCACATCTATGGAGAGACTTTGGACAGACAGCTGAAACTGAGACTGCtcaaggatggaaagctgaaatatcAG ATGATCGGTGGAGAGATGTACCCACCCACTGTGAAAGAAACCCAGGCAGAAATGATATATCCACCCCACGTCCCTGAGCACCTACGATTTTCTGTAGGACAGGAGGTCTTTGGTTTGGTTCCAGGACTGATGATGTATGCTACCTTATGGCTCCGGGAACACAACCGAGTCTGTGATGTACTTAAAAAAGAGCATCCAGAATGGGATGATGAGCAGCTGTTCCAAACTTCCAGGCTGATCCTGATAG GAGAGACCATCAAGATTGTGATTGAAGACTATGTGCAACACTTAAGTGGCTACCACTTCAAACTGAAGTTTGACCCAGAGCTGCTCTTCAACCAGCGATTCCAGTATCAAAACAGAATAGCCGCTGAGTTCAACACCCTCTACCACTGGCACCCCCTTCTGCCTGACACCTTTCAAATCCAGGACCAGGAGTACACCTACCAGCAGTTTATCTATAACAACTCCATCATGTTGGAACATGGCCTTTCCCATATGGTGACCTCTTTCTCCAAGCAAAGAGCTGGAAGG GTAGCAGGGGGCAGGAACGTTCCTGCTGCTGTACAGAAAGTAGCTAAAGCCTCCATTGATCAAAGCAGGCAGATGAGATACCAATCCTTGAATGCATACAGGAAGCACTTTCTGTTGAAACCTTTCAAATCATTTGAAGAACTTACAG GAGAAAAAGAAATGGCtgcagaacttgaagaactttaTGGAGATATTGATGCGATGGAGCTCTACCCAGCACTTCTTGTTGAAAAGCCACGCCCAGGTGCCATCTTTGGTGAGACCATGATAGAACTTGGGGCACCATTTTCCTTGAAAGGCCTCATGGGGAATGCCATCTGCTCCCCTGAATACTGGAAACCAAGTACTTTTGGGGGGAAAGTTGGCTTTGACATTGTTAACACAGCGTCCCTCCAAAATCTCATCTGCAACAATGTCAAGGGCTGCCCTTTCACTGCCTTTCATGTCATAAACTCGGAAACCGCAGCAACAACTAACTTCAGCACTGCCAGTGCTGGAATGGAAGACATCAACCCTGCTGTGTTATTGAAAGAACAGTATGCTGAGCTATAG